The nucleotide sequence CAGCCACTCGATCGGGAGCTCCCGTCGATCGCCCGCCCGCTCACGGCGGAGCGGCCGGCTCAGCAAGGACCGGGACATCTGCATCGGCCCGTCCGAAGCCGCGTTCGTGCGACGCTTCATTGGGTGCTCCAATCGTTCGGTAGCCCGGCTGACCGCGAGGGCCCCGTGGCTTTGCGTCCCCGCCTCGCGGCGGGTTTGCCATTGTCGTACGCCTGGTCTTCGACGTCGGAGGTGGTGACCTTTAACCGTTCCAGCTATTTCGGGGCCTCACGGCGACGGGGGCGAGGCGCCCTTGGACTCGATGGGCAGGGCCGCCATGTCGGCCAGCGGGTACACCTCGTAGTGCGAGAAGTTGTAGACGGGCGACTGGGCGAGGAGCATCTCCAGCTCCTCGTTGGACTCCACGTCGTAGATCCACGCGCCGCCGTGCCCCCCGACGACGTGGTAGCGGCCGATCACCTTCCCGCTCTCCTCGAGCGGCCTGGCGTGGTCGGGCATGGTGAGCACCGACCTCATCATCTCCCCCGAGACCCTCGACAGCTCGACCCGCCACATCACGAGGAACTTCA is from Acidimicrobiales bacterium and encodes:
- a CDS encoding muconolactone Delta-isomerase family protein — its product is MKFLVMWRVELSRVSGEMMRSVLTMPDHARPLEESGKVIGRYHVVGGHGGAWIYDVESNEELEMLLAQSPVYNFSHYEVYPLADMAALPIESKGASPPSP